The Shewanella sp. KX20019 genome window below encodes:
- a CDS encoding type II secretion system protein — MLANSKVKGFTLIELVVVIIVLGILAVIAAAKFIDFRRDAEVSRVQATAAAYQQAITFAHTRWQVLGSNSSLNDLPDYAGGELDINALGFPLGIDKGNPMGQPTNIGQGEQGCVDLWNTLLEDPATVSLSSVENGSDFQAYRHQADTNPTGQTQCTYVLRTLNDTAGRETAEIKIIYDSVAGTAVSVISES, encoded by the coding sequence ATGCTAGCTAACAGTAAAGTCAAAGGATTCACGTTAATTGAATTGGTCGTCGTCATTATTGTACTTGGTATTTTAGCCGTAATTGCCGCAGCAAAATTTATCGACTTCAGGCGTGATGCCGAAGTCAGCCGCGTCCAAGCAACAGCAGCAGCTTACCAACAAGCCATTACCTTTGCCCATACGCGTTGGCAAGTGCTGGGAAGTAATAGCTCGCTAAATGACCTACCGGATTACGCCGGTGGCGAGTTAGATATTAATGCACTCGGTTTTCCGCTGGGCATTGATAAAGGTAACCCGATGGGACAGCCAACCAATATTGGCCAAGGCGAGCAAGGTTGTGTTGATTTGTGGAATACCTTACTTGAAGATCCTGCTACGGTATCGCTATCCAGCGTCGAAAATGGCAGCGACTTTCAGGCGTATCGTCACCAAGCAGATACCAATCCAACAGGACAGACGCAGTGCACCTATGTATTGCGTACGCTTAATGACACTGCGGGCCGTGAAACAGCTGAAATTAAGATTATCTATGACTCTGTTGCAGGTACTGCCGTCAGCGTGATTAGCGAAAGTTAA
- a CDS encoding CreA family protein, protein MSKLTRVKVGIIGVVATGIAAVSLIGCGDDVGKVSLGLFTTKDVIIDARQDPKLAGVTCHISRIEANLSLADPSDMSISCRQTGVITAADIASIDKSKNGEVVFKASLSILFKTLKVRRIYDSDNQTLLYLSYSTKETNGSHKHALSTVPLYGTEAWIEPAQATH, encoded by the coding sequence ATGAGCAAATTGACACGAGTAAAAGTGGGTATCATTGGCGTTGTTGCTACGGGTATTGCAGCAGTATCCTTAATCGGCTGCGGCGATGATGTCGGCAAAGTCAGCTTAGGCTTGTTTACCACCAAAGATGTTATCATCGATGCGCGCCAAGATCCTAAACTAGCAGGTGTTACCTGCCACATTAGTCGTATTGAGGCCAACCTTAGTTTGGCTGACCCTTCTGATATGAGTATTTCATGTCGTCAGACCGGCGTTATTACGGCAGCCGATATTGCCAGTATCGATAAAAGTAAAAATGGTGAAGTGGTATTTAAAGCATCACTTAGCATTCTGTTTAAGACGCTAAAAGTACGCCGTATTTATGATAGCGACAATCAAACACTGCTTTATCTGTCTTACTCGACAAAAGAGACTAATGGCAGCCATAAGCATGCACTGTCTACGGTACCATTATATGGCACTGAAGCTTGGATTGAGCCTGCACAGGCAACTCATTAG